The following is a genomic window from Pedobacter sp. KBS0701.
CACTCCATAATTTAAAAGGTAAAGCGTACACCGAAATTAAGCAGAACCACATTAAGGAATACCAAACTTATTATAACAACTTTAGCGTTGATTTTGGCACATCGGAGAATGAAAAACTACCGACAGATGAAAGGCTGGAAAAATTCGCAAGCGCTAATGACCCTGCATTTGCAGCTTTATACATGCAATATGGACGGTATTTATTGATTTCGAGTTCAAGGCCAGGAACACAGCCTGCTAATCTTCAAGGCATTTGGAACGACCTGCTCACACCACCCTGGGGAAGCAAGTACACCACCAATATTAACCTTGAAATGAATTACTGGCCGACTGAAATCCTTAATTTATCAGCCTTAAACGAACCACTTTTTAGTAAAATTAAAGGATTATCCAAAACTGGTGCCGAAACGGCAAAAGCATATTATAATGCGCGTGGCTGGGTTTTACACCACAATACTGATTTGTGGAATGGTACAGCCCCAATTAATGCCTCTAATCATGGTATCTGGGTAAGTGGTGGAGGGTGGCTAAGTCAGCATTTGTGGGAACATTACCAATTTAGTAAAGACCGTAAATTCCTCGAAACCGAGGCTTATCCTTTGATGAAACAAGCTGCTTTGTTCTATGAAGACTTTTTAGTGAAAGACCCAAAAACAGGCTGGTTGATCAGTACACCATCTAATTCACCAGAAAATGGTGGTTTAGTAGCTGGGCCAACAATGGATCACCAGATTATCAGATCGTTATTCAGAAATTGTATAACTGCTGCTGAGGTATTGAATGTGGATGAAGATTTTAGGAAATCCTTAAAAGAGAAGGTAAAACAAATCGCGCCAAATCAGATCGGTAAATATGGACAGCTACAAGAGTGGCTGGAAGATAAGGATGATACGACCAATAAACACCGTCACGTTTCTCATTTATGGGGTGTTTATCCCGGAAATGACATTACCTGGGATAACAATGAAAAAATGATGCATGCCGCAAAACAGTCTTTATTGTACCGCGGTGATGATGCTACTGGCTGGAGTTTAGCCTGGAAGATTAATTTCTGGGCCAGGTTTAAAGATGGTGATCATGCCATGAAGCTGGTAAAAATGTTAATGAAACCGGCTAATAATGGGGCAGGGTCTTACGTTAATCTTTTTGATGCGCATCCACCTTTCCAGATTGATGGAAACTTTGGCGGTGCAGCCGGAATTGCCGAAATGATTGTGCAAAGCCATCAGGGTTATCTGGATATTTTACCTGCTTTGCCAGCAGCTATTCCAAATGGTGAGATTAAAGGTTTAAAGGCACGTGGTGGATTTGAACTGGATTTGACATGGAAAAACGGCTTATTGACCTCAATTACTATAAAATCTAAAACAGGAGGAGATTGTAAAGTCCGTTATAAAAACAACAATATAAGTTTTGAAACTAAAATTGGTCAAACTTATAAATTGAATGGAGATTTGAAATGACAAGAGAGTTTAAAGGCATTTTAAAAAGTATTTTGAACGTAATGAGGTCCGTGAGTACACGCACCTCGGCTATAGCCCTTTTAAAAAGTGTTTTGAACGTGATGAGGTCTGTGGGTGCACGTACCTCGGCTAGAAAGAATATGGCCTTCAAGAATTCCAAACGCCTTAGTCTTTGTTTCCACAGACGAAAATTGAAACATTTCACGCGCCATGGTTCGTGTCTCCACGAACCAATAACCGAGTCAAATTTTGCGTGGACACTTTTACTATCTTTTTGCGCTATTTTCTTAATGGGAATCAATTTCGTTCATGCACAAAGTTCAACCAGAAAAGATATCGCCTTAAACGCCAATTGGCTCACCATTGCCGATGATAAAAACAAAAATGCTTTTGATGGTTTTCAGTCGGCCGGCTACAACACCTTAAACTGGAAAAATGTTAATGTTCCACATAACTGGGACCAATACGAAGGCTACCAACGCAAACTTCATGGCAATAAACATGGTTATGCCTGGTATCGAAAAACATTCAAAACCAATGAAATTAAATCCGGCAAAAGGTTCTTTTTATACTTTGAGGGCGTTGGTTCTTATGCCACGATCTGGTTAAACGGTAAAAAGGTTGGCTACCATGCAGGCGGGCGAACAACTTTTACTTTGGATGTTACTGTTGCCATAAAATTGAATAACCACGACAATATTTTAGCTGTTCGGGCTGATCATCCCGCAAATATCCAGGATTTACCCTGGGTTGATGGCGGTTGCTCAACAGAACGCGGTTTTTCAGAAGGTTCGCAGCCCATGGGGATTTTCCGTCCGGTGCATTTAATGGTGACCAATGATATCCGTGTTGAACCATTTGGCATTCACATCTGGAACGACAATAAAATTTCAGAAAAAGCAGCAGCATTAAACCTGAGTACAAGCATTAAAAACTATAGTTTAAAACCTAAAAATGTATCTGTAATTAACCGGTTGCTTGATTCAAGCGGAAAGCAGGTTAAAGAAATTAAAAAAACACTGATTGTTTCGCCAGGTAAAGAAATCCAGATTGATCAGCAAACCGACAAAATCATTAATCCAAAACTTTGGTCTTTGGAAAATCCATATCTCTATACTTTACAAACTACCATCATCGAGAATGGAAAAATTGTTGATGAATTGAAAACACCTTATGGCATCCGCTGGATCAGCTGGCCATCCGATAGTAATCCTATTGGCAATCAGGCCAATCAAAAACAGTTTTTATTAAACGGAAAGCCAGTTTTTATTAATGGAATAGCAGAATATGAGCATTTAATCGGGCAGAGTCATGCTTTCAGTAACGAGCAGATCAGTTCGAGGGTGATGCAGGTTAAAGCAGCAGGTTTTAATGCCTTCCGCGATGCACATCAGCCACACAATTTATTGTATTCTGATTATTGGGACAAGGAAGGAATTTTATGCTGGACACAAATGGCCGCTCACATCTGGTACGATACGCCCGAATTCAGGAAGAATTTTAAAACGCTTTTAACGGACTGGGTAAAGGAAAGAAGGAATAGTCCTGCGGTAGTGTTATGGGGATTGGAAAACGAAAGTACCCTGCCCGAAGATTTCGCAAAAGAATGTACCGAACTCATCCGTAAACTGGATCCAACAGCTTCTTCACAAAGAAAAGTAACCACTTGTAATGGCGGCAAAGGAACCGATTGGGATGTGCCACAAAACTGGACGGGTACTTATGGCGGCAATCCTTTAACCTATGGCGAAGATTTGAAAAGACAGGTTTTGGTAGGCGAATATGGCGCCTGGAGAACAATAGATCTTCACGATACTGATGCCAATGGAAAAGGGTACACGGAAAACAAAATGACCGACCTGATGGAAACAAAAGTGCGCCTGGCCGAATCGGTAAAAGATAAAACTGCTGGTCATTTTTTCTGGCTTTATAGCTCACATGATAATCCGGGAAGGGTACAGGGTGGCGAGGGTTTAAGAGATCTGGATCGGATTGGTCCTGTAAATTACAAAGGCATGTTTACCCCTTGGG
Proteins encoded in this region:
- a CDS encoding malectin domain-containing carbohydrate-binding protein, which produces MGINFVHAQSSTRKDIALNANWLTIADDKNKNAFDGFQSAGYNTLNWKNVNVPHNWDQYEGYQRKLHGNKHGYAWYRKTFKTNEIKSGKRFFLYFEGVGSYATIWLNGKKVGYHAGGRTTFTLDVTVAIKLNNHDNILAVRADHPANIQDLPWVDGGCSTERGFSEGSQPMGIFRPVHLMVTNDIRVEPFGIHIWNDNKISEKAAALNLSTSIKNYSLKPKNVSVINRLLDSSGKQVKEIKKTLIVSPGKEIQIDQQTDKIINPKLWSLENPYLYTLQTTIIENGKIVDELKTPYGIRWISWPSDSNPIGNQANQKQFLLNGKPVFINGIAEYEHLIGQSHAFSNEQISSRVMQVKAAGFNAFRDAHQPHNLLYSDYWDKEGILCWTQMAAHIWYDTPEFRKNFKTLLTDWVKERRNSPAVVLWGLENESTLPEDFAKECTELIRKLDPTASSQRKVTTCNGGKGTDWDVPQNWTGTYGGNPLTYGEDLKRQVLVGEYGAWRTIDLHDTDANGKGYTENKMTDLMETKVRLAESVKDKTAGHFFWLYSSHDNPGRVQGGEGLRDLDRIGPVNYKGMFTPWEEPTDVFYMFRANYAPKQTEPMVYIVSHTWPNRWTKPGINDSVVVYSNCDEVELFNDVNGQSLGKKKRGQIGTHFQWNKPEIKYNVLYAVGYVNRKAVVKDQVVLQNLPQSPNFNTLISERKLTAPMKGYHYVYRINCGGGNYADVNGNQWSADRNLTSADRFGSISWTANFPGIPDFFASQRLTFQPIGGTKDWKLFQTFRYGRDQLKYHFPLPDGEYLVELYFIEPWLGIGGGFDAKAMRLFDVAFNGKTVIKDLDIWKEAGSSTLLKKTIKTTIKGGFLDINFPEVKVGQAVISGIAVASLNQNIKPAPASNSLLTKIKNAQLNSWLDIGDEQFKGEKSAFTDLPSNLYGAEWLKASREQESIEFTATDSVDVFVALNKTSSVPQGFENTKSTLSNSNNETFDLYRKRLIPNERIIFDGRVATVFVLPITHLQPAYDLKTTTSYKATDGILAGKDITKAVLMDKQRVIFNAGNQASLTWNISVGVADTYSLTIKYHNPSAQPLKAKLEFLSADGTLMKTEMAEFAPTKEGKWNYLSTNTGSMINAGSYKVRLTATETKGLAVDALDVQ
- a CDS encoding glycoside hydrolase N-terminal domain-containing protein, coding for MKFKLLSGILFLILTAHSGSSFAQQNNHTLWYTKAAEKWTDALPIGNGRLGAMIFAGTAVDHIQFNEETIWTGQPRDYNRKGAYQYLPEIRKLLFEGKQKEAEALAQEQFMGLQSTSGDRKIWVNEMKAGKGIQGNPAMANFDDKLWKTIKVPSYEGWEAVGLANLDGAVWLRTTFDVPENWIGKDLILDLNRIRDQDFTYINGQLVGNTDNTEPRKYTIPAKLIKKGRNVIAIQVLNYFDKGGLAGYKDTSKKIGIYPVGSSVEQGISLVKEWKYKIQDEDPPAVPQYQGSYQPFGDLNLYFKQTKSIVTNYKRSLDISTAIAKTTYTLNGVNYQREYFASQPNQAIIIHLTADKKASISFDAELSSAHRKSSVKALGNNVIALSIQVKDGAIKGESRLTALIKNGSVKVINGKISINQADEVTLYLTGGTNFINAQDVSGNPATANIKTLHNLKGKAYTEIKQNHIKEYQTYYNNFSVDFGTSENEKLPTDERLEKFASANDPAFAALYMQYGRYLLISSSRPGTQPANLQGIWNDLLTPPWGSKYTTNINLEMNYWPTEILNLSALNEPLFSKIKGLSKTGAETAKAYYNARGWVLHHNTDLWNGTAPINASNHGIWVSGGGWLSQHLWEHYQFSKDRKFLETEAYPLMKQAALFYEDFLVKDPKTGWLISTPSNSPENGGLVAGPTMDHQIIRSLFRNCITAAEVLNVDEDFRKSLKEKVKQIAPNQIGKYGQLQEWLEDKDDTTNKHRHVSHLWGVYPGNDITWDNNEKMMHAAKQSLLYRGDDATGWSLAWKINFWARFKDGDHAMKLVKMLMKPANNGAGSYVNLFDAHPPFQIDGNFGGAAGIAEMIVQSHQGYLDILPALPAAIPNGEIKGLKARGGFELDLTWKNGLLTSITIKSKTGGDCKVRYKNNNISFETKIGQTYKLNGDLK